The DNA segment GGAGATAATGAAGAAATATTTGATGTGATCAATCAAAAAACCGGTATTGAAATAAACCTGGATTATTGGTATAATGTCAACCTGAATATTAATAAAAAAGGAGTCTTGGAAATCAGTGTATTATATATAAATTCGGTATTACATTCAGGAAATATTTCGGAGCGCCTTGCAGGTAGTTATCAGCTTGATCTCAAAGAACTTATCGATAACGACAATATTAATTTCCGGAAAATTCATGCTCTCAATTTCGGTTCGGAGAACAATAAAGGAGAATTCAATCTTTCAGATCTGTATTTATTCAAAGGATTAAATGAAGAAGAGTTGTGGGCGTATATTGAAAAAGGGGTAAATGTCTCATCCAAATATACTTACAGATCCAGAATCAATTTTGAAATATTTACGGATTATCAGGGCGAAGAATATAAAGGCATTCAGGTTTTTGATCGCAGGAACGAAAAATATATTCTGAAACTTTTACCGGACCGCTATTCTTTTGCTTCAAGAGCAGGAAATTCAAGCATCATCATAAAACTGAAGAAAGGATTTTTTACAGTAAGTGATAAGGAAAACCTATTTAAAATTAAAGAAGAAAAAGATGAATTGCAGATTTCAATGGATTTTAATGACAACCTGTTGGAGTATGGATTGCCGCATATAAAGGCTGTTAGCATTGCCAATACGGAAAACCTTTTTGTCCAGTGCGAAATTACGGACATTACGGTGTTTGAGAATAATAATCCTGTTGAAGTCTGCGAAAGCCTTTCGATGGATAAACTGATTTTCATTAAAGATCTGTCAAAGAAAACAACGGTTCCTTTAGAAGCTATGATGTTGGGAGAACCATCTTTTGAAATTAAGCCCGATACGGAGATTCTTGTGCAGCTTAACCTGATCAACAAATCCGGAAATGATCTGAAATTTATCCATCAGGAATCCCGTGGAATAAAAGGAAGGCTCAAAATTCATTCAATTTTCTGGAAGCAGTTGATTCCAAAAGATGCGGTTTCTCTCATAAAAATAGAGGCCAGACGTATTTCAGGAAATGCGTTAACAGAAATCAAAGAATTGGTTTTTAAATGCAGTCAGAATGAAGTATTTCTGGAAACCAATCAGGATTTTATACTTAAAAAAGATGAACTTATAAGATTTAAAATCAGTGGTTTAAAGATAAATGGCATATCAGAGCTTACTCCTCCAGGTGCTTATCCTTTTCAGATTCAGTTTGAAAATATCGAAGATTATAATGACGGCAGTATTCCCTTCACAATCGGTCTTATAGCTGAAAAGGCACTTTCCTGTCCTGTTGGAAGTATTGTTGCGTTTTACACCAGGGATATACCTGAAAACTGGCTGCTGTGTGACGGACAGCGTGTTGATGCAAAACTTTATCCGGAATTGTATAACTTATTGCAGCACCGAAATGTACCGGATTTAAGAAACCGTTTTTTAGTAGGTGCGGGTGACAATTATCCATTGGGTAGTACAGGGGGCCAGGAATCTGTTACCCTGCAGACAAGCCAGATTCCTGCTCATACGCATCATATTAAGGGAATACAGAGTAACTATGAACCTTTCAAGGAAATTGACCTTGGATGGACACAGAGAGAAGAAATGCACGGCGTTTACGGAACAGATCGTACGGTATATTATTATGGAAAGGATTCGGCACGTTCCACAACCTTTTTCAACACCAAAACATCTACTCCGATCCAGAGTACAGGTGAAGGACTTTCCCACGAGAACAGACCTCCTTATCATGCAGTGTACTACATCATAAAAGCAAAATGAGATGAATGCGAAAATGATCGTCCTTTCGGCTGATGTTCAGATTTTTAATAAAAATTTCATCCTTACAGGTTCTGTACAGGAAAAAGAAACGATACTGCAAGTGAAAACCAATGATATTGGTTTCATTGTGAAGGATTTGGTGGGCGATGCATCATTTTTTTCGATGATAGAGGGAATCTTGCCTGAAGAGGTTGAGCTGTCATTAATAATACCAAAAGGGAAAGAAAATATCCTTTCTATATCTGCAGATTTTGCGGAAAAAAAGGTCAGTATTCAGATTGTTAAAACCGGAAAATACACGTTATTCAGCTGCTGGATCAACAATTCAATCGGATTTTCCAATCTTCCGCTGGTGGGAGAATATATCCCGGCAGAACATGCCATTTCCGGGATCGGTTTTATATATCTGAAGAAGCAGGACAAAAATAGTACGATTTATCCTGAAGATTTTTCATTATTGCTATTTCCGCAATTGGAAAAAATATATTCTGATGATGGTAAAGCCATGATGCTGAATGAAGGTGAAAATATATTCATACATTATAATGCAGGAAAAGGAGAAACTTTCTTAACCTATCCTGAAGATCTGCAGGATATCAGTTCTGATGCGGATAATAATATTTTGTTGCCGCAGAAGAATAATCCGGAAAGCAAGGAGTCTGTATTTAAAATTACTGAAGTAGGAGCTGATACCGATTTTCAGAACGGCAATAAATCGGTACTCCTGAAATTATCGGCCAGACTTTCCATATCAAGATTTTCCTTTGAAGTGATCGGGTTAAATGTCGGCCTTAATATCAATCACTATTTAGAAACTATAAAAGAATATTCCAGGAAAAAAGAAAGTGATCCGCTTAAATTAATTGCCGGATTTTTTAAAGGAACATCTTTTGGAATCCAGGGATTGGCACTTCAGTATAAATCGCCTGCTTTTTCTATTTATGGAGGCTTTTATCGTGAAAAATCTGCTAAAAACGAAGAATACAACGGCTTATTGACCATTAAGCTACAGAAAATTGAAATCATAGCGTTAGGCTCTTACGTAAAACAAAGCACATATTCTTCATTATTTGCATTCGGATATCTAGGTGTAACAATTCCTCTGCATCCCGCATTTGAAATTAAAGGCTTCGCGATTGGTTTAGGTCTGAACCGGGAGTTTAAACTGCCGGCAATCAGTGAAATTGAAAATTTCCCGTTAATTCAGATTGTCAAAAACAATGGGCCGCGTCCCGGAGAAGGCATTAAAGAAATCTTTTCAAAACTAAACCATTATATTCCACCTAAAGAAGGGGCTTATGTAATCATAATCGGCTTACGTTTTCAGTCTTTTAAAATAATTGATACCATCGCACTTATTGCGCTCAATATTGAAAACGGACTGGTATTTAACATGCTTGGGCTGAGTGTGATGGAAGTTCCGGAAGTCTACAGGATCAAATTTGCATTTTCATTACAGGCAGATTTTAATTCGGGTTTTGTGATCGCGCGGGGGGAAA comes from the Chryseobacterium nepalense genome and includes:
- a CDS encoding phage tail protein is translated as MNKEIFYCSLDQFDSFNTVINPWADSRKEGTIKLEIKNPELPLMSFDRFKGSFMRIRNKTILQIIPGNNDLLFGNNTLSVNMFLNISLIAESGKNNFILFDIKLDEFLITFYLIKNSEKSNTAEIYIDCRMTGDNEEIFDVINQKTGIEINLDYWYNVNLNINKKGVLEISVLYINSVLHSGNISERLAGSYQLDLKELIDNDNINFRKIHALNFGSENNKGEFNLSDLYLFKGLNEEELWAYIEKGVNVSSKYTYRSRINFEIFTDYQGEEYKGIQVFDRRNEKYILKLLPDRYSFASRAGNSSIIIKLKKGFFTVSDKENLFKIKEEKDELQISMDFNDNLLEYGLPHIKAVSIANTENLFVQCEITDITVFENNNPVEVCESLSMDKLIFIKDLSKKTTVPLEAMMLGEPSFEIKPDTEILVQLNLINKSGNDLKFIHQESRGIKGRLKIHSIFWKQLIPKDAVSLIKIEARRISGNALTEIKELVFKCSQNEVFLETNQDFILKKDELIRFKISGLKINGISELTPPGAYPFQIQFENIEDYNDGSIPFTIGLIAEKALSCPVGSIVAFYTRDIPENWLLCDGQRVDAKLYPELYNLLQHRNVPDLRNRFLVGAGDNYPLGSTGGQESVTLQTSQIPAHTHHIKGIQSNYEPFKEIDLGWTQREEMHGVYGTDRTVYYYGKDSARSTTFFNTKTSTPIQSTGEGLSHENRPPYHAVYYIIKAK
- a CDS encoding DUF6603 domain-containing protein translates to MNAKMIVLSADVQIFNKNFILTGSVQEKETILQVKTNDIGFIVKDLVGDASFFSMIEGILPEEVELSLIIPKGKENILSISADFAEKKVSIQIVKTGKYTLFSCWINNSIGFSNLPLVGEYIPAEHAISGIGFIYLKKQDKNSTIYPEDFSLLLFPQLEKIYSDDGKAMMLNEGENIFIHYNAGKGETFLTYPEDLQDISSDADNNILLPQKNNPESKESVFKITEVGADTDFQNGNKSVLLKLSARLSISRFSFEVIGLNVGLNINHYLETIKEYSRKKESDPLKLIAGFFKGTSFGIQGLALQYKSPAFSIYGGFYREKSAKNEEYNGLLTIKLQKIEIIALGSYVKQSTYSSLFAFGYLGVTIPLHPAFEIKGFAIGLGLNREFKLPAISEIENFPLIQIVKNNGPRPGEGIKEIFSKLNHYIPPKEGAYVIIIGLRFQSFKIIDTIALIALNIENGLVFNMLGLSVMEVPEVYRIKFAFSLQADFNSGFVIARGEITDGSYLIFKEVKLQGSFVFAMWFSESLKGDFLFTIGGYHPNFNVPKHYPSSGELYRLGFSLRRGNLSAALQMYFALTPQAIMFGLIGRLNYTLDLSKSITIDYWIGSKTFTFTVGVEVEIKLEAHFVMFWKPFSYKADLELLFNVRLYADFWFFGININVSLNTRLSIWGPDLEGVAYLSVAGYSFTVKFGDSVSRNSQLSMYEFKKEFIPDDHLKLNISNGKIGKETDKDDHTEAAVVNPKEFMMEFTSQIPITSLTLKDTKVISGNSAFGVTYQRDNSKAFIHEVNIEVLYMEGRVPQIQKGWMMEPLLQNMPKALWSREPLTQNSVLSGDGLIKNLTTGAVIKFPEAKAGQIISGEKIQSYDENLYRYTQKSTAKIQDFKKEKIKEKGEAASVFEDFGSDKKVFAAILDENDWDFTDVLSGKEIYSYQSDNEIISYSINA